A stretch of DNA from Clostridium sp. JN-9:
TTGCTCACTTTTTAACATCTGTTCTTCATTGTAATTTGATAAGAATCCACATTCAACTATTACCTGGGGTATTGGATTGTCTCCTAATAGTACTTTATAACTTTGCCCTGCAGGTTTTTCTACCCTTTTATTTCCGTCATTAATATTATTTTTAAAATTGTCCTGTAAGACCTTTGCCAGTTTTTCGCTGTTACTATTACTGCCGTACCATACTTGTGCTCCATAATATTTTCCCTCTGGAAACATATTAAGATGTATGCTTATAAACATATCACATTTACTTTCATTTTTCATTTTAAGTCTGTTATTCAAATCTTCTATTTTCTTTTTTCTTATTTTTCCTTCATTTGTATAGAGTCCTTTATCCTCTTCTCTTGTCATTATAACCTTATATCCTTGTTTGCTGAGAATATCCTTTAATTTTAAAGATATAGATAGATTTATATCTTTCTCAACTGTACCTGATTTTGATACAGCCCCGCCATCAATTCCACCATGACCTGCATCAATTAATATAGTTTTATCTTTAGCATCAGTGGTAAATGCTTTTACACCGCTGAATTGAAATTGTACAGCAGATATAATTGCTAAAAAGCAGATAATGAGAATAACAAGTTTCTTACGCTGTTTAAACATTTTATCCCTTCTCTTCTTAGTTATACCCTACTATTTTATCCAATTTTAAATGAAAAAATCGGTACAATTTTTACTAAATCTACACTACAAATCCTTATTATCTGTTTAATATTGTCTCTGCTATATTTGTGGAGTGATCCCCTATCCTTTCCATGTTCCCCAGCATTTCCAAAAATATAGTACTAGCTTCAGGAGAGCAGATTCTTTTGTTTAATCTATTTATGTTATTTTCTCTAAAACTCTTATCACATATATCTATTTGTTCTTCTATATTTATAACCTCCTGAGCAATATCCTTATCATTATTTTTAAAACTCTCAAGGCTCTTATCCAAGGCACTTATAGTTTCACTGTACATTTTTTTTATTTCATCTATTGATTGCTCTGAAAAAATAACTTTTTTCTGCATTTTTTCAAAGGTCAGATCTGCTATATTTTCCGCATGATCCCCTATTCTTT
This window harbors:
- the cwlD gene encoding N-acetylmuramoyl-L-alanine amidase CwlD encodes the protein MFKQRKKLVILIICFLAIISAVQFQFSGVKAFTTDAKDKTILIDAGHGGIDGGAVSKSGTVEKDINLSISLKLKDILSKQGYKVIMTREEDKGLYTNEGKIRKKKIEDLNNRLKMKNESKCDMFISIHLNMFPEGKYYGAQVWYGSNSNSEKLAKVLQDNFKNNINDGNKRVEKPAGQSYKVLLGDNPIPQVIVECGFLSNYNEEQMLKSEQYQLKIADIIAKSVEEYYQSN